Genomic DNA from Hordeum vulgare subsp. vulgare chromosome 2H, MorexV3_pseudomolecules_assembly, whole genome shotgun sequence:
TAAATCTTAAGATAATATGCCGATCCAGTCTCTTAGAAGTGCTCATAAGGataagatgtgtgtgtgtgtgtttataggGGTGAGTGCATTGTGTGTACATAAACGCTTGCGTCTGTACTGTATtaaaaaaacagaacaacaacGTGACTAAAATTGTATAGTCAAAGAAATCTCACGATGCAATTAATATACCCAGTCCTTTTGAAGGTACCTTGAAGGATTTGGTGGATGCGCTCCAGGCCTCTTTGTACAAATCACGGAATGCTCTTTCTCCAAATGGTTCCTCATAGATGATGTACCGTTCGTCTTTGTTTCGCACTTGAACTCTTCTGTACAGTATGTACATTTTGCTTTCACAGGCTTTCCGTTATCCTTTTCTGTGATCGTAAAGTGTTCCCATACCAGGGACCGTAATTTGCCAACACTGCTGTTACGTGTAGCAGCATCCCTCGCTCGTCCCTTGCAACTGTGCCCAAAAAAATGCACACAGGAAAGGCATGCGTGTCCTTGATCAAATAAAATTAAATTTGTATGTTAAAGGTCCTCCGTTTTAAAAAATTTGTCTTATATTTTTTTAGATATGAATGCATGTAGATACTAAAACGTgattagatacattcatatctaaataaatccaaaacaatAATTttagaacggaggaagtatataacTAAGAtccaaaggactaagattgaactAAAAATTAGGACATATTTAGACTGGATCTACGAGCACTAGTAGGCGTACCATGCACGCTTGGATCTGCAGGCGGCCAGGGAGTGCTTCCTGGTCCCCGGACCTGCTGTTGGAGACTTGGAGCCTATAGTAGTCGAGCTCGTCCACCACGTCGTCGGCGTCGTAGAGGTGATCCTCCAGAAGGGCGAGAGATTCAGCCAGTGCCTCGTTCCGGATCCCTCTCCCCTTGACAGCAGAGATCACCATCTTGATTCTCCTGATCTCCGACTTGAGCTTCTCGATGTCATCGGCAAGCCCGGCTTGCCGAATCCACTCCTCCATCTTGTCTATGAGGAGTGTTGCAAGGATGGTCTGCGCCAGCCATGCGATCGCGGCCTCCATCAAATCCGGCAGAAGCAGCTCATGCGATGGTTAATGGGGGAAAGTATAACTGTACTACAGTACAATCCTACAATACAAGGGATGTGAAGAGGAAGCGGCTAGCTGAGCAGAGAAGAAACAATATACAATCtcgatgcaaaagaaaaaaaaaacaatatACAATGCGGTAGGTAGGCTTTCCTTTTTCTGAGTGGGTACGCGGTAGGTAGCTGAGTATATAGAACAAACCGGATTTTAGTAGCTTCCGCCCGTCGCGGGGGTGAAAGCAATCCAAACAATTCAAAAAGCCACCGCCCACCCGTTTCTCCTCTTTAGGCCGGCCAATTAAAAGTGTGGACGCGGTTCGTGGTAACGAGTACATCTGCAAAATCATTAGTTAGCGGTTACACCTTTCAACGATTACTTCACCTTTTTAGATTGTGATAAATGGCTGCGTGTCACTTATCGCAACTTAGgagtttttcttttcttatttaatagattaatatttttaaaacgttttatctcttaaatcgtGCGTTCAAATCTTGAATTGTTTTCATCGTTGGGTTTCTTGCGtcaagatctttaaaactagatcccatgttgatagatttTCTCAAATTTTTTACGAAAAAACAGGGCGAAAAAACCAAGGTTTTTTCCGTTTTCAAGATgcatggtcgtgcctctcgcagcagcaaaatcgtgtctctcacggaagcaaaaccGCGCCTCTTGCAAAAAAAAGAGagcaaaaaacatattttttcggTTTCCGAGaggaccgtgcctctcgcggaaaaaatagagagagagagagagcagaaaacgcctttttttcctttccgagaggcacggtcgtgcctcccGCAGAAGCAAAATCATGCCTCTTGCGAAAAAAAGAAAGAgcagaaaacatgtttttttctttccgagatgcacggccgtgcctctcgcgatagcaaaactgtgcctctcgcggaaacaaaaccgtgcctctcgcagaaaaaggagagagagagagagagcagaaaatgctTTTTTTCCGTGCCTCTTGTGATAGCAAAATCGTGCCTTTTGCGGAAGCAAAATCACGCCTCTTGGAGGAAAAAAGAGAGTAGAAAAACGTGTTATTtctctttccgagaggcacgaccgtgcgaAAAACCCTCGGAAAAAACCACTGTAAAATGACGAAAACACGTGCGAAAAAATAAAATACGTAGGAAACGCTCAGAGCGCGACACGTGGCGACAGCTGAGAACGCGTCAAGTGGCGGCGCGCTGTAGCGATCGCTGAGAGGTTCCCGAAGAagcgctcgctaactagttgcttTCGAACATCTGTCAGAAAAGATAATACTATCTAGGTCTTTCATAAGGATAGTTAAAAAGAAATTTATGTGTATTTATTGGctttcaaaaaattcaaaaaaccaTAACTGTTAATTGGAGTGTCGGAATTTAGATCCATTTTCACTATTGGGTTTATCTGACGAGTTTTTTAAAGCTATAtctcatatgaatatgttttgacgaacttttttttgAGCAACTTTGTGTGCTATAGAGGCAACTTTAGTGTtataggcaagcaacccctttcctCCCTTAGTATGCCTACCTATCAGTGAAGGATTCTTATAAGTTGGTTACCACGACTACCAGTTGACTAGATTCACCTCTAAAGCTTTACATATTAGTCAATGATGATCGATTGCCTATGATTGATGCTCAGCTGCCTACAAATGCTGTGAAATTGCTCAATTTTGACGCTCAGTTGCCTATTGCTGATGATCAATTGCCTACGATTGATCTTCAGTTGCCTACCATTAATTCCCAGTTGCGTGCTATTCGTGAATAGTTGCCACAATTGCACTCGAGTATCACAAAAAAGTTAGCAACTTCTAGTGTGTTTTTGTGCAACTCGAGTGCATGCAACAAGCAACTCATATATATACACACGATGCAATTCACCGAGCATCAAAGTTGTTTCTATTtagcactaaagttgcctcatctagcatcaaagttgctttttaaaaaaattcttcaaaataTATTCATATGAGAACTCGTTTTGAAGAGTTCGTCACGAGAAACCCAACGATGAAAACATATCATAATTTCGATAGACGGTTTGATAGTTATAGCTTTTTGAGTTTTTTCATACAAAAATTAATGCACATCCAACGCATGCGGAGCCAACCATGCACATTCGACGCGTAATTTAATCATTTCAATTTGCAAATAGCTGACGACATTTGTCATGTGGTTGTTAAAGGGTGAAGTTAGTTAACCTTCTAGTCATGATAGACAACTTTAAAAGAATTTTTTTAATAGGCGATTATACTATGCACACTAATACGAAATTGCCTTTTAGCACTAAAGTTGTCTCAACATCATCCCAAAGTTGCTCAATTTTTTTTATCGGAACCTATCAATATAAGATTTAGTTTTGAAGTACTCATCACGACAAATGCAATGATGTAAACGGATTTCAAATTTGATGCTAATGTCAAAAGTTATGGACTTTAATTTCTTTTGAAGCTCCAAACAAATGTATGCGGGTAAAATCTGACTATCACCTCAATGCTACTAGATGGCGAGGAGATGGGTGTGTTCGAAACTGTTAAAAAGTGAGCTGCACTTTTAAGTATTTAGGTTAAAAGTGTCACTCTAATTTTGTACTTTTCATGTTCATTTTTTCTCGAGGCTCCTTTTATTTAAAATTTACTTGAACAATGTCTGTGTCTTGCAACGAGCTATAAATATCTCACTAATATGTTAACTTGTGATTACCTGCCCATATTAATGCCATTGTGCAAGTAAAGTCTATCAAGCCATGCCCGTGATTTACCTATAGTTTGATG
This window encodes:
- the LOC123427794 gene encoding uncharacterized protein LOC123427794 isoform X3, with amino-acid sequence MEAAIAWLAQTILATLLIDKMEEWIRQAGLADDIEKLKSEIRRIKMVISAVKGRGIRNEALAESLALLEDHLYDADDVVDELDYYRLQVSNSRSGDQEALPGRLQIQACMLQGTSEGCCYT